The proteins below come from a single Rhinolophus ferrumequinum isolate MPI-CBG mRhiFer1 chromosome 8, mRhiFer1_v1.p, whole genome shotgun sequence genomic window:
- the TYW5 gene encoding tRNA wybutosine-synthesizing protein 5, producing the protein MARQRFSVPRLEGISQEHFTQHLYPQRKPLVLEGIDLGACTSKWTVDYLSQVGGKKEVKIHVAAVAQMDFISKNFVYRTLPFDKLVQRAAEEKHKEFFISEDEKYYLRSLGEDPRKDVADIRKQFPLLEGDIKFPKFFKEDQFFSSVFRISSPGLQLWTHYDVMDNFLIQVTGKKRVVLFSPRDAQYLYLSGTKSEVLNIDNPDLAKYPLFSKARKYECSLKAGDVLFIPALWFHNVISEEFGVGVNVFWKHLPSECYDKTDTYGNKDPTAASRAAQILDRALKTLAELPEEYRDFYARRMVLHIQDKAYSKNFE; encoded by the exons ATGGCTCGGCAACGCTTCTCGGTACCTCGGCTCGAGGGCATTTCTCAGGAGCACTTCACGCAGCACCTCTACCCACAG AGAAAACCTCTAGTGTTGGAAGGAATTGATTTGGGGGCTTGTACAAGCAAATGGACAGTGGATTACCTAAGTCAAgttggagggaagaaagaagtgaagATTCATGTTGCTGCAGTTGCCCAGATGGACTTCATTAGTAAGAACTTTGTATATAG aACTTTACCTTTTGACAAGTTGGTTCAGAGAGCAGCTGAGGAAAAGCATaaagaattctttatttcagag GATGAGAAGTACTATTTACGGTCACTTGGGGAAGACCCCAGAAAG GATGTTGCAGATATCAGAAAGCAGTTTCCGTTATTGGAAGGAGATATTAAGTTTCCAAAATTCTTCAAAGAGGACCAATTCTTTTCCAGTGTTTTTCGAATTAGCTCACCAGGATTACAACTTTGGACACACTATGAT GTAATGGATAACTTCTTAATACAAGTGACAGGAAAAAAGCGTGTTGTACTGTTCAGTCCTCGAGATGCCCAGTATTTGTATTTATCAG GTACTAAATCAGAAGTACTGAATATAGATAACCCAGACTTAGCTAAATATCCACTGTTTTCCAAGGCTAGAAAGTATGAATGTTCCCTTAAAGCTGGAGATGTATTATTCATTCCTG ctttATGGTTCCATAATGTAATTTCTGAAGAGTTTGGAGTGGGAGTGAATGTCTTTTGGAAACACCTTCCATCTGAATGCTATGATAAAACAGACACCTATGGAAACAAAGATCCTACAGCAGCGTCAAGAGCAGCACAAATTTTGGACAGAGCCTTAAAAACACTGGCTGAACTACCAGAAGAATACAGGGACTTCTATGCACGGCGAATGGTCTTACACATTCAAGACAAAGCCTATAGCAAAAATTTTGAGTAA